In Flavobacterium sp. CBA20B-1, one DNA window encodes the following:
- a CDS encoding B12-binding domain-containing radical SAM protein: METQILLVTPPFTQLNTPYPGTVYLKGFLNTKNISSYQADLGIEVILKLFSKQGLINLFDFINRSDLVLGENSQRIFALKDDYIHTVDSVISFLQGKNPTLANAIVQDDFLPQASRFSQLDELDWAFGSMGFQDKAKHFATLYLEDLSDFIIETVDENFGFSRYAERLGRSANSFDELYHKLHSEPTYIDQITLKSLRELIEKTNPKIVGFSVPFPGNLYSAFRCAQFIKQNFSQIKMVMGGGFPNTELRSVSDVRVFQFFDFINLDDGEAPTEQLIRFVNNEISANELKRTFLLQDDEVKYMNNPLIQDYKQSQVGCPDYTDIDLSQYISVIEVVNPMHRLWSDGRWNKLTMAHGCYWGKCTFCDISLDYIKIYEPIAAKEIVDRMEQLIATTGNSGFHFVDEAAPPALMREVALEIIKRKLSVSWWTNMRFEKSFTLDLCRLLKASGCIAVSGGLEVASDRLLQLIDKGVTVEQVARVNRNFTEAGIMVHAYLMYGFPTQTAQETIDSLEMVRQMFEVGIMQSGFWHQFAMTAHSPVGLNPEAFDVVNLSKEIGTFANNDLVHKEKSGAVHDKFSFGLKKSLFNYMHGLCLDFELQEWFDFNIPRTKIPHDYIVSVLENEAFPVYKANQKVVWLGTKPVLEHFTKSKKGKTFEKARINVHSKNDLLQVEVDKEAGEWFVQFCNDLKVNPKGTLSFQQMKKSFEEQTNEDFEPFIFSKQGEQLRDFGLLIV; encoded by the coding sequence TTGGAGACACAAATTTTATTAGTTACACCGCCTTTTACGCAACTGAACACGCCTTATCCGGGCACGGTTTACCTAAAGGGATTTTTAAATACAAAGAACATTTCTTCCTATCAAGCCGATTTAGGGATAGAAGTGATTTTGAAGTTGTTTTCCAAACAGGGATTAATTAATTTATTTGATTTTATCAATCGATCTGATTTGGTTTTAGGCGAGAATTCTCAAAGGATTTTTGCTTTAAAAGATGATTATATTCATACCGTAGATTCGGTGATTTCGTTTCTTCAAGGTAAAAATCCTACATTGGCAAATGCCATTGTTCAAGACGATTTTTTACCGCAGGCAAGCCGGTTTTCACAGTTAGATGAGTTGGATTGGGCATTTGGATCAATGGGTTTTCAAGACAAAGCCAAGCATTTTGCTACGCTTTATTTAGAAGATTTATCGGATTTTATCATAGAAACAGTCGATGAAAATTTCGGATTCAGCCGTTATGCCGAACGTTTGGGAAGGTCTGCCAATTCTTTTGATGAATTGTACCACAAGTTACATAGCGAACCGACTTATATCGACCAAATCACGCTTAAAAGTTTACGCGAATTAATAGAAAAAACAAATCCTAAAATTGTAGGTTTTTCGGTTCCTTTTCCAGGAAATTTGTACAGCGCGTTTCGTTGCGCACAGTTCATCAAACAAAATTTTTCACAGATAAAAATGGTTATGGGCGGCGGTTTTCCAAACACCGAATTGCGTTCTGTGTCTGATGTGCGTGTGTTTCAGTTTTTCGATTTTATTAATTTAGACGATGGCGAAGCGCCAACCGAACAGTTGATTCGTTTTGTGAATAATGAAATTTCTGCAAACGAATTAAAACGGACTTTTTTATTGCAAGATGATGAAGTGAAGTATATGAACAACCCGCTGATTCAGGACTACAAACAGAGTCAGGTTGGTTGTCCCGATTATACCGATATTGATTTGTCGCAATATATTTCGGTAATCGAAGTGGTAAATCCAATGCATCGTTTATGGAGCGATGGTCGTTGGAACAAACTGACGATGGCACACGGTTGTTATTGGGGGAAATGTACTTTTTGCGATATTTCGTTAGATTATATAAAGATTTACGAACCCATTGCTGCTAAGGAAATTGTTGACCGAATGGAACAATTGATTGCCACAACAGGCAACAGCGGTTTTCATTTTGTAGATGAAGCAGCACCACCGGCGTTAATGCGCGAAGTAGCGTTAGAAATTATAAAGCGCAAACTTTCGGTTTCGTGGTGGACGAATATGCGGTTTGAAAAAAGTTTTACATTAGATTTATGCCGATTATTAAAAGCATCGGGTTGTATCGCGGTTTCGGGTGGATTGGAAGTAGCATCAGACAGATTGTTACAATTGATTGACAAAGGCGTAACCGTTGAACAAGTGGCGCGAGTGAATAGAAACTTTACCGAAGCAGGAATTATGGTACATGCATATTTAATGTATGGTTTTCCAACGCAAACGGCTCAAGAAACGATTGATTCATTGGAAATGGTTCGACAAATGTTTGAAGTCGGCATCATGCAATCCGGTTTTTGGCATCAGTTTGCAATGACCGCTCACAGTCCGGTTGGATTGAATCCAGAAGCGTTTGATGTGGTTAATCTATCAAAAGAAATTGGAACATTTGCCAACAACGATTTGGTGCATAAAGAAAAATCGGGTGCGGTTCACGATAAATTTTCATTCGGATTAAAGAAATCACTCTTTAACTATATGCACGGTTTGTGTTTAGATTTTGAATTGCAGGAATGGTTCGATTTTAACATTCCCCGCACCAAAATTCCGCACGATTATATAGTATCTGTTTTAGAAAATGAAGCATTTCCGGTTTACAAAGCCAATCAAAAAGTGGTTTGGTTGGGCACAAAACCTGTGTTAGAACATTTTACCAAATCTAAAAAAGGAAAAACGTTTGAAAAAGCCCGAATTAATGTGCATTCTAAAAACGATTTGTTGCAGGTTGAGGTTGATAAAGAAGCAGGCGAGTGGTTTGTGCAGTTTTGCAATGATTTAAAAGTAAACCCAAAAGGAACATTGTCTTTTCAGCAAATGAAAAAAAGCTTTGAAGAACAAACAAACGAAGATTTTGAACCTTTTATTTTCTCTAAACAAGGAGAACAATTACGCGATTTTGGTTTGTTAATTGTTTAA
- the bshC gene encoding bacillithiol biosynthesis cysteine-adding enzyme BshC, with protein sequence MFQIPYEQTGYFSQLMIDYLCKSNQLSTLYNRFPSIENFKDQILEKQANFPSANRQILADSLQNQYKNFSVTTATQNNINNLKNNNTFTVVTGHQLNLFTGPLYFLYKIVSTINLCKELKKKHPEYDFVPVYWMATEDHDFDEINFFNFNRKKFQWNKEVSGPVGRLNTHGLQAVFDQFKKQLPLGNNADELAHLFENTYLKNNNLADATRFLANELFGNEGLVIVDGDDVALKKLFVPHIKEELTNQSSFKEVEKSYAILKDYMIQVNPREINLFFIEDGLRERIVFEEDFYKVLNTEIQFTKDELLHLVDTNPEKFSPNVILRPLYQEVILPNLCYIGGGGELAYWLELKEVFTLHNITFPMLLLRNSVLLATEKQNKKREKLNLSWEELFLKTDDFLQKKTKEFAQHVFDFEQQKHFLKQQFSALKEVTLQTDKSFIGAVNAQEAKQIKGLENLEKRYFKAERLKNQDQLDRMLDLKIALFPNNSLQERIDNFSTLYVDYGKEMMDILLENLNPLEQHFAVVVL encoded by the coding sequence ATGTTCCAAATTCCATACGAACAAACCGGCTATTTCTCTCAATTAATGATTGATTACCTTTGTAAAAGCAATCAGTTGAGCACTTTATACAATCGTTTTCCTTCCATAGAAAATTTTAAAGACCAGATTTTAGAAAAGCAAGCGAACTTTCCTTCAGCAAACAGACAAATACTTGCAGACAGCCTGCAAAATCAATATAAAAATTTTTCGGTAACAACTGCCACTCAAAACAACATCAACAACCTTAAAAATAACAATACATTTACTGTTGTAACGGGGCATCAGCTCAATCTTTTCACGGGACCGCTTTACTTTTTATACAAAATTGTTTCTACGATTAATTTGTGTAAAGAATTGAAAAAGAAACATCCCGAATACGATTTTGTACCTGTTTATTGGATGGCGACGGAAGATCATGATTTTGATGAGATTAACTTTTTTAACTTCAACCGAAAAAAATTTCAGTGGAACAAGGAAGTTTCGGGTCCGGTTGGCAGATTGAATACCCATGGATTACAAGCGGTTTTTGATCAATTCAAAAAACAGTTGCCATTAGGAAACAATGCCGACGAACTTGCCCATTTATTTGAAAACACTTATTTAAAAAACAACAATTTAGCCGATGCTACTCGATTTTTAGCGAATGAATTGTTTGGCAACGAAGGTTTGGTTATTGTTGATGGCGATGATGTGGCATTGAAAAAACTTTTTGTTCCACATATAAAGGAAGAATTGACTAATCAGTCGTCTTTTAAAGAAGTTGAGAAAAGTTATGCTATTTTAAAAGATTACATGATTCAGGTAAATCCGCGTGAAATTAATTTATTTTTTATTGAAGACGGCTTGCGAGAACGCATTGTTTTTGAAGAAGATTTCTATAAAGTTTTAAATACCGAAATACAGTTTACAAAAGACGAATTGTTGCATTTGGTTGATACCAATCCAGAGAAATTCAGTCCGAATGTAATTCTGCGTCCGTTGTATCAGGAAGTTATTTTACCGAATTTGTGTTACATTGGCGGCGGCGGCGAACTGGCTTATTGGTTGGAATTGAAGGAAGTTTTTACGTTGCACAACATTACCTTCCCGATGCTTTTATTGAGAAATTCTGTTTTATTGGCAACCGAAAAGCAAAATAAAAAACGAGAGAAATTAAATCTTTCGTGGGAAGAATTGTTTTTAAAAACCGATGATTTCCTGCAAAAGAAAACAAAAGAATTTGCTCAGCACGTATTTGATTTTGAACAGCAAAAACATTTTTTAAAGCAACAGTTTTCCGCTTTAAAAGAAGTTACACTGCAAACCGACAAATCGTTCATTGGTGCGGTAAATGCACAAGAAGCCAAACAAATTAAAGGTTTAGAGAATTTAGAAAAGCGTTATTTTAAAGCCGAGCGTTTAAAAAATCAAGATCAGTTGGACAGAATGCTTGATTTAAAAATTGCTTTGTTCCCAAACAACAGTTTACAGGAACGTATTGATAATTTTTCGACATTATATGTAGATTATGGTAAAGAAATGATGGATATTTTGTTAGAAAACTTAAATCCGTTAGAGCAGCATTTTGCAGTAGTGGTTTTGTAG
- a CDS encoding bifunctional folylpolyglutamate synthase/dihydrofolate synthase — translation MDKYSQTLDWMFAQLPMFQRIGSAAFEKDLTKTLLFSAHLNQPEKQFKTIHVGGTNGKGSTSSLIASVLQECGLKVGLYTSPHLVDFRERIRINGEEIAKDFVVHFIEKNKTFLETNKLSFFEMTVGMAFQYFADEKVDIAVIEVGLGGRLDSTNIITPLVSVITNIGWDHMNVLGNTIEEIAAEKAGIIKNKIPVVIGEFTNQTKEVFQQVAQQQNAPIYFASAINNIPDLDSDLKGNYQTHNKKTAYQAIQLLKSHFEIADETVVQGFLNVQKNTGLKGRWTVLSEKPLIVADTAHNKNGLELVMKQVQQQKFDKLYMVFGVVNDKDIDAILPLLPKNAQYFVAKPNVPRGLDANILKEKLSANGFQSTVFDTIPNALACAKQHATPNDLIYIGGSTFVVGEVI, via the coding sequence ATGGATAAGTATTCCCAAACCTTAGATTGGATGTTTGCACAGCTGCCCATGTTTCAGCGAATTGGCAGCGCTGCTTTTGAGAAAGATTTAACAAAGACGTTGCTTTTTTCTGCCCATTTAAACCAGCCCGAAAAGCAGTTTAAAACCATACACGTGGGCGGTACTAACGGAAAAGGTTCTACATCTTCTTTAATAGCCTCAGTGTTGCAAGAATGTGGGCTAAAAGTGGGCTTGTACACCTCTCCACATTTGGTTGATTTTCGTGAACGCATTCGCATTAATGGCGAAGAAATAGCTAAAGATTTTGTGGTACATTTTATTGAAAAAAACAAAACATTTTTAGAAACGAACAAATTAAGTTTTTTTGAAATGACTGTGGGCATGGCATTTCAATATTTTGCAGACGAAAAGGTTGATATCGCAGTGATTGAAGTTGGTTTAGGCGGTCGCTTAGATTCTACCAATATCATCACGCCATTAGTGAGTGTTATCACTAATATTGGCTGGGACCACATGAACGTTTTGGGCAATACTATAGAAGAAATAGCAGCAGAAAAAGCAGGAATCATTAAAAACAAAATCCCTGTGGTTATTGGTGAATTTACCAATCAAACCAAAGAAGTGTTTCAGCAAGTGGCGCAACAGCAAAATGCACCAATTTATTTTGCATCTGCAATCAATAATATACCCGATTTAGACTCCGATTTAAAAGGAAATTATCAAACGCACAATAAAAAAACGGCCTACCAAGCAATTCAGTTGTTAAAAAGCCATTTTGAAATTGCCGATGAAACAGTTGTTCAAGGCTTTTTGAATGTTCAAAAAAATACGGGATTAAAAGGCAGATGGACCGTTTTGTCTGAAAAACCTTTGATTGTTGCAGATACAGCACACAATAAAAACGGACTTGAATTGGTAATGAAGCAGGTTCAGCAACAAAAATTTGATAAATTGTATATGGTTTTTGGCGTTGTAAACGACAAAGATATTGATGCTATTTTGCCATTGCTACCCAAAAATGCCCAATATTTTGTTGCAAAGCCAAATGTTCCCCGCGGTTTAGATGCAAACATTTTAAAAGAAAAATTAAGCGCAAACGGTTTCCAATCCACGGTTTTTGATACTATTCCAAATGCGTTAGCGTGTGCCAAACAACATGCTACACCAAACGACCTAATTTACATCGGCGGAAGTACTTTTGTGGTGGGTGAAGTTATTTAA
- a CDS encoding MotA/TolQ/ExbB proton channel family protein, giving the protein MTFFLQAAPDSLTQTTQAIVENVATTKELSLFEFVMKGGVFLIPIVILFIYTIYLTIERYLFIQKTAKKTNSGLMDSLSTQLNSGNLDLAVASVQREDTSEAKVLHEGLLTIGRPISEIESNMEKVTNIEIANMERKLNHLGTIAGIAPTLGFVGTISGVIKIFYNISITENISIANISGGLYEKMISSGAGLIVGIIAYAAYHMLNGKIDNFALRAQKIILKFINIIQRPNGHKEK; this is encoded by the coding sequence ATGACATTTTTTTTGCAAGCTGCACCTGACAGTTTAACCCAAACAACACAAGCGATTGTAGAAAACGTTGCCACAACTAAGGAACTTTCTTTGTTTGAGTTTGTTATGAAAGGCGGTGTTTTTTTAATACCAATTGTAATTTTATTCATTTACACTATTTATCTAACCATTGAAAGATATTTGTTTATTCAAAAAACAGCAAAAAAAACCAATTCTGGTTTAATGGATTCTTTAAGCACACAATTAAACTCTGGAAATTTAGATTTAGCAGTAGCTTCTGTTCAAAGAGAAGATACTTCGGAAGCTAAAGTTTTGCACGAAGGTTTGCTTACAATTGGAAGACCCATTTCAGAGATTGAGTCGAATATGGAAAAAGTTACCAACATCGAAATTGCAAATATGGAACGAAAATTGAACCATTTAGGAACCATTGCCGGTATTGCGCCAACATTGGGATTTGTGGGAACTATTTCGGGAGTAATTAAGATTTTTTATAATATTTCGATTACTGAAAATATTAGTATTGCCAATATTTCTGGAGGATTATATGAAAAAATGATTAGTAGTGGTGCCGGATTAATTGTAGGAATTATCGCTTATGCCGCATACCACATGTTGAATGGAAAAATTGATAATTTTGCATTACGCGCTCAGAAAATCATCTTAAAATTTATTAACATAATACAACGACCAAATGGCCATAAAGAGAAATAG
- a CDS encoding ExbD/TolR family protein: MAIKRNRRFHAEVATSSLSDIMFFLLLFFIIISTLANPNVIKMTLPKAESTEKTNKQLITLSVNENKEFFIDKEPVNPQDLEAHLLAKLGEDKTQTVVVRIPYNLQVQDLVNVLQIGVKNNLKFVIATNKR; encoded by the coding sequence ATGGCCATAAAGAGAAATAGACGATTTCATGCGGAAGTCGCCACTTCATCGTTAAGCGACATCATGTTTTTTCTGCTACTTTTCTTTATTATCATATCTACTTTAGCGAATCCAAATGTAATTAAAATGACATTGCCTAAAGCAGAATCAACAGAAAAAACAAACAAACAGCTGATTACTTTATCTGTAAATGAAAATAAAGAGTTTTTTATTGATAAAGAACCCGTTAATCCGCAAGATTTAGAAGCACATTTGCTAGCAAAGCTAGGCGAAGATAAAACCCAGACTGTGGTGGTAAGAATTCCTTATAACTTACAGGTACAAGATTTGGTAAATGTTTTACAAATTGGTGTTAAGAACAATCTTAAATTTGTAATTGCAACTAATAAACGATAA
- a CDS encoding DEAD/DEAH box helicase, which produces MATFEQFNLPKSLQKAIDDLGFVNPTPIQEKSFNAILSGKDVMGIAQTGTGKTFAYLLPILKQWKFQPTDAPRVAILVPTRELVVQVVEEVEKLTKYMSIRVLGIYGGVNINTQKTSVYNGIDILVGTPGRVMDLALDNILRFDNLQKLVIDEFDEILNLGFRTQLTSILSMMKDKRQNILFSATMTEEVDELLDDYFNFPEEISLAPSGTPLEKIKQSAYIVPNFLTKLNILKDILTTDETTTRVLLFVNNKRLADYVLEHLEEAFPEQFGVIHSNKTQNYRLNTMELFQNGELRGLVTTDVMARGLDITDITHVFNLQMPEIPEQYIHRIGRTGRADKDGIAISFVSPKEEETHFEIESLMDYEIPLNEIPAHVKIEEQRLEFEKDKVKMKTNKRKIDNERGEAFHEKKDKNKKVNLGGPGKRTPRKSAPRNRAVERKRAEKRKKK; this is translated from the coding sequence ATGGCAACATTTGAGCAATTCAATCTACCAAAATCTTTACAAAAAGCAATCGATGATTTAGGCTTTGTAAACCCTACACCCATTCAAGAAAAATCATTCAATGCGATTTTATCAGGAAAGGATGTTATGGGGATCGCTCAAACCGGAACCGGAAAAACATTTGCCTATTTATTACCTATACTAAAACAATGGAAATTTCAACCAACCGATGCGCCTCGCGTTGCGATATTGGTTCCTACCCGCGAATTGGTTGTTCAAGTGGTGGAAGAAGTTGAAAAATTAACCAAATACATGTCTATCCGTGTTTTGGGAATATACGGAGGAGTAAACATCAATACACAAAAAACATCGGTTTACAACGGAATCGATATTTTGGTGGGAACACCCGGAAGAGTGATGGATTTGGCGCTCGATAATATTTTACGTTTTGATAACTTGCAGAAATTAGTGATTGATGAATTCGATGAAATATTGAATTTAGGTTTTCGTACCCAATTAACATCCATTCTCTCAATGATGAAAGATAAACGACAAAATATTTTGTTTTCTGCCACCATGACCGAAGAAGTAGATGAACTGTTAGATGACTACTTCAATTTTCCAGAAGAAATTTCATTGGCTCCATCGGGAACACCATTAGAAAAAATCAAACAAAGTGCTTATATCGTTCCAAATTTTCTTACGAAACTAAACATTTTAAAAGATATTTTAACAACCGATGAAACCACCACACGTGTGTTATTGTTCGTAAATAACAAGCGTTTAGCAGATTATGTTTTAGAACATTTAGAAGAAGCATTTCCAGAGCAATTTGGCGTGATACATTCCAATAAAACTCAAAATTACCGTTTAAACACAATGGAATTGTTTCAAAATGGTGAATTGCGGGGCTTGGTAACCACCGATGTAATGGCGCGTGGATTAGATATCACCGATATCACACACGTTTTTAACTTACAAATGCCCGAAATTCCAGAACAATACATTCATCGAATTGGTAGAACAGGACGTGCCGATAAAGACGGTATTGCCATAAGTTTTGTGAGCCCTAAAGAAGAAGAAACTCATTTTGAAATTGAATCTTTAATGGATTATGAAATTCCATTAAATGAGATTCCAGCCCATGTAAAAATTGAAGAGCAACGTTTAGAGTTTGAAAAGGATAAGGTGAAAATGAAAACCAACAAACGGAAAATAGATAATGAGCGTGGTGAAGCTTTTCACGAGAAAAAAGATAAAAACAAAAAAGTAAATTTAGGCGGTCCCGGTAAACGCACTCCTAGAAAATCGGCACCAAGAAACCGAGCTGTAGAGCGCAAACGAGCAGAAAAAAGAAAGAAAAAATAA
- a CDS encoding C40 family peptidase, whose amino-acid sequence MFAICNLAIVPLRFEPSDRSELVTQVLFGETFIILEQKEKWSKISLSTDLYEGWIDNKQFITISESQYLQLQQTPKKYCADLIDYVTGANTLMPVSLGSDLSFLNFPDINSNALIFDGNQTTGIQPKANLLQTAFLYLNAPYLWGGKTPFGIDCSGLTQMVYRLNGYYIPRDASQQAKIGEPLSFIEESEVGDLAFFDNEEGQIIHVGIIMENNYIIHAHGKVRIDRLDHLGILNIDSGRHTHKLRVIKKII is encoded by the coding sequence ATGTTTGCAATTTGTAATTTAGCAATTGTTCCTTTGCGTTTTGAACCTTCGGATAGAAGTGAATTAGTTACTCAAGTTCTTTTCGGAGAAACATTTATTATTTTAGAACAAAAAGAAAAATGGTCTAAAATTTCCTTATCTACCGATTTGTATGAAGGATGGATTGATAACAAACAATTTATTACCATTTCTGAAAGTCAATACTTGCAATTACAGCAAACACCTAAAAAATATTGTGCAGATTTAATTGATTATGTAACCGGTGCAAACACGTTAATGCCTGTTTCGTTAGGAAGCGATTTGTCGTTTTTAAATTTTCCTGATATTAATTCCAACGCGCTTATTTTTGATGGAAATCAAACTACTGGAATTCAGCCCAAAGCAAACCTTCTGCAAACTGCTTTTTTATACCTAAACGCACCCTATCTTTGGGGTGGAAAAACCCCTTTTGGCATCGATTGTTCGGGGCTCACGCAGATGGTGTATCGTTTAAACGGATATTATATTCCCAGAGACGCTTCTCAACAAGCAAAAATTGGCGAACCTTTAAGTTTTATCGAAGAAAGCGAAGTAGGCGATTTGGCTTTTTTTGATAACGAAGAAGGGCAAATTATTCATGTAGGCATCATCATGGAAAACAACTATATCATTCATGCACACGGAAAAGTGCGTATTGACCGTTTAGATCATTTAGGTATTTTGAATATAGATAGTGGTCGCCATACACACAAACTTCGCGTGATAAAAAAAATCATTTAA
- a CDS encoding thiolase family protein, which yields MSKKVVIVSAARTAIGSFMGALSSVPATKLGAAAIKGALDKINLDPNKVEEVLMGNVVQAGVGQAPARQAAILAGLSKSVPCTTVNKVCASGMKAIMQGAQAIANGDADIIVAGGMENMSMIPHYAHLRNGVKFGGTNFIDGMQKDGLSDAYENQAMGVYADATATKYNISREEQDAFAINSYKRSAAAWDAGKFDNEVVPVAVPQRKGDPIMVTKDEEYTNVKLEKIPALNPAFTKEGTVTAANASTINDGAAAVVLMSEEKANELGLKPLAYIKGFADAAQEPQWFTTAPAKALPKALDKAGVAINDVDFFEFNEAFSVVGIANTNILELDPAKVNVNGGAVSLGHPLGCSGARIVVTLLNVLEQNNGKIGAAAICNGGGGASAIVIEKV from the coding sequence ATGAGTAAAAAAGTAGTAATTGTATCAGCTGCGAGAACTGCAATAGGTAGTTTTATGGGCGCTTTATCTTCCGTTCCTGCCACAAAATTAGGTGCAGCAGCAATTAAAGGTGCTTTAGATAAAATCAATTTAGATCCAAATAAAGTTGAAGAAGTTTTAATGGGAAATGTGGTGCAAGCTGGCGTTGGTCAGGCTCCTGCACGCCAAGCTGCTATATTAGCTGGTTTGTCTAAATCAGTTCCTTGTACTACTGTTAATAAAGTGTGTGCTTCCGGGATGAAAGCAATAATGCAAGGTGCACAGGCAATTGCAAATGGCGATGCAGATATTATTGTTGCTGGTGGTATGGAAAATATGAGTATGATTCCACATTACGCGCATTTAAGAAACGGTGTCAAGTTTGGCGGAACCAACTTTATTGATGGTATGCAAAAAGACGGTTTAAGTGATGCGTATGAAAATCAAGCAATGGGCGTTTACGCAGATGCAACGGCAACTAAATACAATATTTCAAGAGAAGAGCAAGATGCATTTGCTATCAATTCATATAAAAGATCTGCAGCTGCTTGGGATGCAGGTAAATTTGATAACGAAGTAGTACCAGTAGCGGTTCCGCAAAGAAAAGGTGATCCTATCATGGTTACTAAAGATGAGGAATATACCAATGTGAAGTTAGAGAAAATTCCGGCATTGAATCCTGCTTTTACAAAAGAGGGTACTGTTACCGCTGCAAATGCTTCTACTATTAACGATGGTGCTGCTGCAGTAGTTTTAATGAGCGAAGAGAAAGCAAATGAATTAGGCTTAAAACCTTTAGCATACATAAAAGGGTTTGCAGATGCAGCTCAAGAGCCACAATGGTTCACAACCGCACCTGCAAAAGCATTACCAAAAGCATTAGACAAAGCTGGTGTTGCTATCAATGATGTAGATTTTTTTGAGTTTAACGAAGCTTTCTCAGTAGTTGGTATTGCAAACACAAATATTCTAGAATTAGACCCTGCAAAAGTGAATGTAAACGGAGGTGCTGTATCATTGGGTCATCCACTTGGGTGTTCAGGAGCACGTATTGTGGTTACTTTATTAAATGTTTTAGAGCAAAACAATGGTAAAATTGGTGCAGCTGCAATCTGTAATGGTGGCGGTGGTGCATCGGCAATTGTTATAGAAAAGGTTTAA